The segment ACATGATTATAGGCTTAACCGGAGGCATCGCTTCGGGAAAAAGCACCGTGTCTGCACTGTTTGTCCGCAAGGGAGCTGCGCTGGTGGATGCTGATGTCATCGCCCGAGAGGTGATGCTCCCCGGACACCCGGTGCTGGCGGCAGCGGTGGAGGCTTTTGGAGACCGCATCCTGCTGCCTGACGGTTCGCTGGACCGGGCAGGTCTTGGCGAGATTGTCTTCCGGGACCCGGAGGCGCTTAAGACACTGAATAACCTGACCCATCCGGCAATCCGCAGGGAGATCAAGGACAGGATGTATGCGCTTGAACAGGAGAATCCGCAACGTCTCGTCATTGTGGACATTCCGCTGCTCTACGAATCAGAGCTGGATTCCTTGTTTGATCAGATTATTGTGGTCTATGTTCCGAGGAGGGTGCAGTTAGCCCGCCTCATGGAGCGCAGCGGAATGAAGCTGGAACAGGCGGAGGACCGGCTGCGGTCCCAGATGGATATTGAACTGAAGCGCAGGAAAGCGAATTATGTGATCGACAATAGCGGTGATCTGGAGTCTGCAGAGCTTCAGGTTGCCCGGCTGTGGGACAGGCTGGGCCTGATATGATGAAGTGGCTGCGTAAAAAAAGAGTTCTGCTGCTGCTGTTCATCGGCTTCACCGCGATCCTGTTTCTTGGCTCCAACTGGATGTCATGGTTTTATCCTATTCATTATAAAGCAGAGATCCGCCAGCACAGCCAGACGTATGAGATGGACCCGTTCCTGGTGGCGTCCATCATCCGTGTGGAGACCAATTATAAGACCGGCCGCGAATCCAAAAAAGGCGCACTGGGGCTCATGCAGCTCATGCCGGATACCGCCAAGTGGGCGCTCGAAAAGGCCAAGCTCCCCGACGTGTCGCTGGAGCGGCTGAAGCAAGAGCCCTCCTCCAATATTGAACTGGGCACCTGGTATTTGTCTACGCTGTCCAAGCAGTTCGACGGCAACCGTATAGCGGTCATAGCCGCCTATAATGCCGGGCCCGGTAAGGTGCAGAGCTGGTTGGATGAAGGGCAATGGGACGGAACAGAAGCCTCTGTGAAGGACATTCCGTTCGGTGAGACGCGTCACTACGTGCAGCGTGTAATTTATTATTATGATCAATATACCGAGCTCTATAGTGAGTTCTAGGGTGCTTGTTACTTCTGCTGCTGTTATGTAAAAAGAAGCATCAAACGGCCGGAGGCCGTTCGATACTTCTTAGGCAAGCTTATGTCGCGCTTAGCAGGTTATTATTTGTACTGACCTGCCAACTGCTGCTCAGCCAGGGTTACAAGACGTTTAGTGATGTAACCACCGATCGAACCGTTTTCGTAAGAAGTTTTATTGCCTTGGTATCCGTCTGGGGAGAGGGTGATACCTAGTTCCTGGGCAACTTCATATTTCAGTTGTTCCAAGGCACCGCGTGAGTTTGGAGCTACCAGGTTATTGGAGTTGTTATTTTGGCTCATTGCTGTTCACCTCCTATCGGTTGGTAACTGTATTATGTGCCGGACATGTCAGATTCATAACAACAAATAAACGGTGTTTTCTGGAAATTAAATTAAGCCCGCATAGCCCTTGTGTATCAAGGGGCGGGGCCTGACCATTCTAATGATGAGGAAGTGAAGAAGCTTATGAAATGTCCTTACTGCGACCACACCAATACCAAAGTCCTGGACTCGCGCCCGGCCAATGAGAATAAGTCCATCCGCCGCAGGCGGGAATGCGAGCTGTGCAGCCGCCGTTTCACCACCTTCGAGATGATTGAAGAGACCCCCCTGATTGTGATCAAAAAAGGCGGCAGCCGTGAAGAGTTCAGCCGTGACAAAATCCTCCGCGGCCTGATCCGTGCCTGCGAGAAGCGTCCGGTCCCTGTTGAGCGCCTGGAGGTCATCGTATCCGAGGTGGAGAAAAGCCTGCGCGGCATCGCCCTCGCCGAGATCGAGAGCCGCCAGATCGGCGAGCTGGTCATGGAGCAGCTCTACCCTGTCGACGAGGTAGCCTACGTCCGCTTCGCGTCCGTGTACCGCCAGTTCAAGGACATTAACATGTTCATGAAGGAACTGAAGGGACTGCTGTCCAAGAACACGGAGGAGCTGGACGGGCTGTAGGTGGAGGGAGTAGAGGGGTTTGATTGGGGTAGCGGGGCTGGCTCTGGGGTTATAGGGCCAGTTCCCGGATAGGGCGTTTGTCCTCAAAAATAATTTCGAAAAAGTGTTGACACTGAAAGCAGATTTCTGTATTATATAGAAGTCGCCTACGAAACACATTGATGAATAAGCGGCTTGAGCTTATCACTAAGATTAGATTTTAGAATACATAATGTAATTCTAAATTGGCAAAATTGTAAAAATATGGGGCCATAGCTCAGCTGGGAGAGCGCATCGCTGGCAGCGATGAGGTCAGGGGTTCGATCCCCCTTGGCTCCACCAATTTCATACGGACTCTTAGCTCAGTTGGTAGAGCAGTAGACTCTTAATCTATTTGTCCAGGGTTCGAGCCCCTGAGAGTCCATCACATGAAGAACGGCAGAGATGTCGTTCTTTTGCTGTTTCAGGGGATGCGGATGATTAAGTGGGGGAACAGCAAGGGCTTGAGATCCATTCCCGAACCGTGAACCCCTGAACCCCAACTGCGAAATATGATTTCCGTTGATATCCTTCGGTTCTAAATGTGTCTAAAGGACTGCTACGGACCCCACAGCCCTTATTTTCTCTATTCAACATAATTAAAAGGGCTAACGGACCTTATCGCGCTTATTGTTTCATCACCATCCATATATGAGATGAAATCTAGTAAATAGCGCCATCTGAGTCCGTCAGCTTCGTGAAATTGTGCTTTTTATAGAAATAGGCGCGCCTCGGTCCGTTACAGCTGATTGATACCTCTACTTCTCACGCTCACAGCCACGGAATTCAAGTGTTTTTACCATATCAGCTTTATAATTATGCTCCTAAACATACGTTACACTCTAAGCTGATATGTCCGGTTGCGCTGCTGTCCTCCAGCGACATCCAGTAACTGTTGTTCGACCAAATGATGCAGAATTCGTCGGAGTGCCTGTCCGTTACCCTGAGATGCTTAGCAAGCTCCAAAGGTGTGAATGCCCTGAGCAGACGTCTTGCGTAACGAAGGGTCTCCGCTTCGAGCCAAGTTAAGGTGGAAGCAACATCCGTCGCAATGAATTTGCCGATAAAAGACAACACCAACTGTTGACATTGCTTGGGTTCTTCGATAATCGAAGCCTTGAATCTCAATCCCGCCTTTTGCACCTCCAGGCATATAAGCTAAGTCCAGATAGCGGTACCCGTTATTGAAATCACGCACTTCCCATTCTGGAAACAAATGATCGAAATTGCCTATTGCCGGAAACCATACCTTGCGGAGAAATTCAACTGTTCCGTGGCCTAATCCTTTGCCAAGTAGCTCCTTTCGCCTGTGGTTGCTCTCATTCTTTAGATTGCTAACTAACCATTCCTCGTACTGCTGCTCAAATCGCGGCATCCGTACTCCTCCTCGAACGCTCAACTTAGTGTTTATTTTTCCCGCAAAAAAGCCGCCTCAATACTCAACCCTCTCCAAGAAACTAACTCGGAAGGGGCAAAGCATTACAAGCGGCGTGTGCTTCACAACCTATGTTTCTTATTATAGCGCTACAAATCCAGGAATCAATAAGTTATACTACCCTTAAGTCCTCATAGGAGGCTGAAATCAGACATGCTTGTGCCAAAAAGAATGGAAAAACAAACAACTAATGGGCTAGCTGAAGATGACTATTCAATTGACGATATTCTTGAATCTGAAGGTATACTGACGCCTAATGAAGCA is part of the Paenibacillus sp. FSL M7-0420 genome and harbors:
- the coaE gene encoding dephospho-CoA kinase (Dephospho-CoA kinase (CoaE) performs the final step in coenzyme A biosynthesis.), with translation MIIGLTGGIASGKSTVSALFVRKGAALVDADVIAREVMLPGHPVLAAAVEAFGDRILLPDGSLDRAGLGEIVFRDPEALKTLNNLTHPAIRREIKDRMYALEQENPQRLVIVDIPLLYESELDSLFDQIIVVYVPRRVQLARLMERSGMKLEQAEDRLRSQMDIELKRRKANYVIDNSGDLESAELQVARLWDRLGLI
- a CDS encoding lytic transglycosylase domain-containing protein is translated as MKWLRKKRVLLLLFIGFTAILFLGSNWMSWFYPIHYKAEIRQHSQTYEMDPFLVASIIRVETNYKTGRESKKGALGLMQLMPDTAKWALEKAKLPDVSLERLKQEPSSNIELGTWYLSTLSKQFDGNRIAVIAAYNAGPGKVQSWLDEGQWDGTEASVKDIPFGETRHYVQRVIYYYDQYTELYSEF
- a CDS encoding alpha/beta-type small acid-soluble spore protein; this translates as MSQNNNSNNLVAPNSRGALEQLKYEVAQELGITLSPDGYQGNKTSYENGSIGGYITKRLVTLAEQQLAGQYK
- the nrdR gene encoding transcriptional regulator NrdR; amino-acid sequence: MKCPYCDHTNTKVLDSRPANENKSIRRRRECELCSRRFTTFEMIEETPLIVIKKGGSREEFSRDKILRGLIRACEKRPVPVERLEVIVSEVEKSLRGIALAEIESRQIGELVMEQLYPVDEVAYVRFASVYRQFKDINMFMKELKGLLSKNTEELDGL